The genomic window TTGATGCGCCGAGAATTCAGACCTATATTCCGGTGAGAACGGGAAGCAATAATGATCCTTCAGATAATACAGGATTAGCACATTATCTTGAACATATGATGTTTAAGGGAACGTCAAAAATCGGAACTCAGAACTGGGAAAAGGAAAGAGAATTATTAGATCAGATATCAGATTTATACGAACAACATAAAGCTGAACCTGGCTCTGAAAAAAAGAAAGTAATCTATAAAAAAATAGATGAAATTTCCCAGGAAGCAAGTCAATATGCAATTGCCAATGAGTATGATAAGGTAATTTCTTCATTGGGAGCAACCGGAACCAATGCACATACCTGGTTTGATGAAACAGTATATAAAAACAATATCCCGAACAATGAGCTTGAGAAATGGCTGAAAGTTGAAAAAGAACGATTTTCAGAAATGGTTTTGAGACTTTTTCATACCGAGTTGGAATCTGTGTATGAAGAATTTAACCGAGCACAGGATAATGATTCGAGATTGGTGAATTATGAACTGATGGATGCTCTTTTTCCGACACATCCCAACGGGCAGCAGACAACACTTGGGAAGCCGGAACATTTGAAAAATCCTTCTATGAAGGCGATCCATAAATATTTTGATGAATATTATGTTCCTAATAATTATGCAGTCGTTTTAGTCGGAGATTTAGATTTTGAGAAAACCATTCAGCTTGTAGATCAGTATTTCGGAGCAATTCCTTACAGGGAACTTCCTGAAAAAAATCCGGTTATTGAAAAACCCATCACGGAAATTGTAAAAAGAACGGTGAAAAGTCCGACTACGCCTAGAGTACAATTGGCGTGGAGGACTGAAAGTTATGGAACCCGAGAATCTATGTTGGCAGATATTGTAGCCAATATTCTGAGCAACAGAGGAGAGGCGGGACTAATGGATTTAAATATCAACCAGACCCAAAAATTGCTTTGGGGACAGGCTTTTTCTGTGGGATTAAAGGAGTACGGATATTTTTCAATTGTTGCCGTTCCGAAAGAAACACAGACTCTGGATGAGGCCAAAGAATTGGTTTTGGAGCAAATTGAATTGGTAAAAAGCGGAGATTTTCCGGATTGGATGCTTCCTGCCATCATCAACGACTTCAAGCTGCAGAGAATGAAAACCCTGGAAACAGCAGACGGATTGGCAACCAATCTTTATGATACTTACATTAAAGGCAGAACCTGGGAAGAGGAGCTGAATGAAATGGATGAATATGCCGCTTTTACGAAAGAAGATGTTGTTGCTTTTGCGAACGGGTTCTTTAAAGATAATTATGTCATTGTTTATAAGGAAAAAGGCATAAATGATAAATTAATCAGAGTGGAAAACCCGGGAATTACTCCTGTGAAAATCAATCGTGAAGCCCAGTCAGAGTTTTTACAGCAGATTTTAGCTGAAAAAACAGAAGATATTCAGCCTGAATTTATTGATTATCAGAAAGAAATTCAAACGGATATCGTTAAAGATAAAAAACTGAGCTTCGTTAAAAACAAATACAATGATATCGCACAGGTTTATTTTATTTTTCCTTTCGGAAGCGATTATGATCGTGATCTGGGGCTTTCTACACAGATTCTTCAGTATCTGGGAACTGACCGATTTTCGCCGGAAGACCTGAAAAAGGAATTTTTTAAAATCGGGGTTTCCAATGATTTTAAAACCACCAATGATCAGTTGTTGATTTCTCTAAGCGGACTGGAAGAAAATATAGAAAAAGGGATTGAACTGTTGAAACATTGGATGTACGAGGTAAAACCTGATCAGGAAATTTACGATCAGTTTGTAGAAACGGTTTTAGAAAACAGAGCAGCGGTAAAAAAAGACAAAGG from Chryseobacterium camelliae includes these protein-coding regions:
- a CDS encoding M16 family metallopeptidase; the encoded protein is MTESKYKETIHTDPNNYEYITISNDENKVRIYTLKNGLKVFLAQNFDAPRIQTYIPVRTGSNNDPSDNTGLAHYLEHMMFKGTSKIGTQNWEKERELLDQISDLYEQHKAEPGSEKKKVIYKKIDEISQEASQYAIANEYDKVISSLGATGTNAHTWFDETVYKNNIPNNELEKWLKVEKERFSEMVLRLFHTELESVYEEFNRAQDNDSRLVNYELMDALFPTHPNGQQTTLGKPEHLKNPSMKAIHKYFDEYYVPNNYAVVLVGDLDFEKTIQLVDQYFGAIPYRELPEKNPVIEKPITEIVKRTVKSPTTPRVQLAWRTESYGTRESMLADIVANILSNRGEAGLMDLNINQTQKLLWGQAFSVGLKEYGYFSIVAVPKETQTLDEAKELVLEQIELVKSGDFPDWMLPAIINDFKLQRMKTLETADGLATNLYDTYIKGRTWEEELNEMDEYAAFTKEDVVAFANGFFKDNYVIVYKEKGINDKLIRVENPGITPVKINREAQSEFLQQILAEKTEDIQPEFIDYQKEIQTDIVKDKKLSFVKNKYNDIAQVYFIFPFGSDYDRDLGLSTQILQYLGTDRFSPEDLKKEFFKIGVSNDFKTTNDQLLISLSGLEENIEKGIELLKHWMYEVKPDQEIYDQFVETVLENRAAVKKDKGRIMTALTNYTKLGEFSRFTDIISKEELKNSNVEVFTDRMKKLFKFPYQIFFYGKDFERFISYIGKYTENESLQIPEPKKYPEPETIGNVYFTNYDMVQMEMSKVGKGNPVNIENFGKVNVFNEYFGRGLSSIVFQEIRESKSLAYSAYVSYAANAELNHPDYITTYIGTQPDKLQIAVDTMTELMSELPEVPIQFENARNAALKQIASTRITRTNIFFNTLRLKKLNIHHDFRKDIYQQIQNLRFEDLKQFYDTEIKPIHFNTAIIGKKENLNMEAVNQMGTFKEVSLKDIFGH